TTAGAAACCTGAAAACTATCACCCATAAGCTCTAGTATACTTAAATGTGTTTAATACAATCTCAGATTCACCAAATACTTGGTCTACTATATGTGATTGCACAGACCTTTTATCAATTGTGTTGAACCTTCAGTACTAAAAAAATTGGATGTctgaatcatttttaaatttttcattaaaGCTTTGTATAGAGTAAGAATTTTATGCAAAGCTTATTATGGAAAATTATCGTAGTGCACAGTAAACTGCATTGTGGTGCAAATATTACCGGACAGCAATATAGTGAAAACAGGTTCTTAATGCATGTAATTTAATGGCaggttgcaataaaaataaacttacaacAAAGATAAACCTGAAGTTTGTTAACTCTATTACACTTTAAGATTTAGTGTTCATTGAATATGATGATGAAGGTCAGTGAATTGGCCACAGTAATAATACACTTGGCTCAGGGTCTCCACTGTATGACTTTCACTGCTATAGAAGCTGCTCTTCTCACTGCTTCACTGGAGTCCATCAGACATTCCTGGATTTTATTTACATCTGGTAGGAGAATCTTACGACCTTCAGGGGTTTCAGACAGGGTTGTTAATGCCTTGAGACAATTCAGTTGAACCTTGCTGTGGCTATCTTTTACTAGAGCCAGCAGTTTTGGAATGGCTCCAGAACGAAGAGCAGCATATTTACCTACAGAAAATATTAGTCATGAGAGCATGCTGTGAAAATATGGAAAGTTATCAAACCACCATAAAACAGATGCCTTACCTTGAGTAGTAATAGTAGTGAACATCAAAGCCCCAGCAGCACTGGCTCTGACCTCAGCATCCCCATCTTCCAGGAGCTGTACAAATATTGGAACTACCTCTGCTTTGCACACACTTTCCTTTCCTTCTAATGGTACACTGTCAAGGaatcaaccacaaaaaaaattagttgataccattttgaaaatgtatttatataataaaagccctttttttattgatatatcagaatgtttgtcttttttgtcttCATTTCATCTTCATTGATCAAAATTATTGCATAGTCTATGGATACCATAGGATATATCTTAATATTGTGCAGTACATTTGTAAAGTTGTTCATTCAGGGACTTTACAAGTAATAATAATGCTCTATATACCCTATAAAATGGGTAGTCAGTGGTTgggttattttatatatatatatatatatatatatatatatatatatataaatcagggttctccccaggcacttttagctgggcgcaccacccggcaattttcagcacccacctggctgtttttgggtggttaccaaagagtttgttcacaatacaggggctgccacccaccaaaaatttcttcccacccggcctaaaaaaatttctgggttgagcactatatatatatatatatatatatatatatatatatacaagatacatgattgcaaataaaaactataaatgctGAGTCTCATAGAGGTTGAAAAAAGGGCTTTGCTGGGGGAATACAATTCCAATTAAATCCCTCCAGGCTTATAGCGTAATGGTTACATGATGTTTTCCTACTGGACCATAAAGATTGGTTTAGTCAAGAGACTTTTCATGTTAACATTATTTACCAGAAGATACATGCTAAGTATCTGTTGTAATCAGATGCAAACGTAGGCCCAGAAGTCCGATCTCCAGTAACAAAGTGAAACTAATGGATAGAGGCACAGGGAAGGGTTTGCTTTGTTGTTTCGctgttattgttattttcaaAAAGATAGTCCAAGCCTTTATACTTTATTGATGGGAACAGTTCCATTCTTTACACTTCTAACAAAagtgacattgggcctgatttattaaagctcttcaaggctgaggaggatacactttgatcagtgaacctgtgtgatctagaaaacctggaatggatctggtttgggaatgaaaatatttggtaaaaaaataacaaatgacttttaagaaatccatttcaggtttgctgtatcacccaggttcactgataaaagtgtatattctccagccttggagagctttaataaatcaggcccaatgttagaACTATAGTTTGACTTGAACCAGGACTCTCAGAACAACTGATGCATTTATAATGTAATTTGTATGCacataaaagtgaaatattaggTAAAAATGGCATTGGCATTTACAGTAGATGTGAAACAATGACACTCGTTACCTTACACATATCATGGTAGTATATTTCACTTTAACACCTATCGACgcagttttatttattccattaggcaataaagcaaaaaatgtaatttaaatcaatattattattatgactacAAAGGTTGGGAAAAAGGTCAAGCTTCAAAGCTTCTACTTCCTGTTAGAAAAGTAATTATTAGGCAATTATTTGATAAGCAGAAGTAGCTAATTAGTTACAATGTAACTTTTATGGCAAGTAGGTTGCTCTGGGCTAATGTACAATAGTGTTACTGTAAACATCCAACATCTGTTATATCTAGCACAGCTTTTCCCCACCTTTTTACCTGAAAGGAACCCTTGTAATAATATTTAGGTAccatggaacccctgctaaaactaaTATATCTACAGCTTAGTACATAACCTAAATcagtaaactgtatatatattaattaataaattaagaaTAATTAAATTAAGAATGTGGCATAGTTATGACATAATAGAAGGTGAATATTTTTATGTCCAATTCCTTTATAGATTAAcatacttttcaataaaaaaaacatataaataatggaAAAGAAATGCAGGCTGACTTAGATTTATTTTAAGGTAGTTGAGAAATGTCCCCTTATATTTGTGATCAATAACAAAATGGAGCTCTTACATTAGTGGGAAGTGGAGCAATGACCACTGACATGATAAATCAgaagtttttccttttatttaggtTCAATGAGTGgtagaatgccccttacattggtaaaAAGTTCAGGTAAAACGTTCACAGGTGTCGTTCTTCTGGTGACACTAAATGACATTGGCTCTGGAACTTGAGGAAACCATAGGGTGGAGGTCAACCGTTCAGTCACTGCTTAAGAACCCCTAacacaggcatgtccaaagtccggctcAGGGGCAAATGTTCAAagttccaccggcccgcagcctctgtcattaaatcaatattatgcggccgGCCAGCACcattgaccacagtataaaatacacgcgtacaaaaaaagctattttatatttcattagagttgatcaaccgccttgcaattatcaggccgctactcggcgggcataatcagcaggatgggagtcccaatgtgtgcacagggaatcatGGGATGACCACAGCTCTGAGTTTGGGAACTGAAATTGATATTTGCATTATGAAGTGCTCTGAGTTACAAGGCTCTTAGGGTGGACTGAAGGACTGCAATACAGTACATTCACGAGGCCCCTGCTGATTATTGAAGTCAGTACAGGTTTACCCTAAACTATTAcatatttttctccttttgttcTGGTTTGTGCCCAGGTACAATCATTTCTCAGTTTATATCTCCAATAGTGCCATGGGTAGTAAGCCTGAGAAGAAATCATCTGGATGTTTCAGCTGTGctgcaccatctagtggccaaatTTAGGTAAGGTGTGAAAATAAATTTTCTCAAAGCTATATACAGTGTttcccccgaaaataagacagtgtcttatattaattttttctacaagaaatgccctagggcttattttcaggtagggcttatattttgagaagaaaaaCAAACCGCATTTATTCtttgacaaaaaaattaacatttacttcaaatgttatcacattctggaacatcaagGGGGAACCCccccctcaccaatcagtcctgcaccACCGTGATCACTGTATCGGTggtgctctggaagagagatgggacagccttatccgCGCTGTCCTCCCTTTTCTCCCCCCACCACAATCATTTGTGCAGCACCGTATTACCGGTAACGgaggagagatgtgacaggctcagtctgccctcccttcacatctctcactacaatcatcagctctgcacCTGGAGAAGTGATGggttgtgtgagcctggaataccgGTACGTaatgtagtgatgttgtgacagtcctgcactagtgtgacagtctgtgatgtcctttacttcctcccccaccactatgtacagtatgtgctgaagatattctaaggtattaagctagggcttactttaggggtagggcttatatttcgagcttgctcgaaaacagccaaaaatcctgctagggcttactttcggggggtgtcttattttcggggaaacacggtaataagcATATTTTACAACCctgacaataaaatacataataggaTCTGAGGAATAATGAGTAGAAACAAAAGTGAATTGCTCAGGTGGCAGTGTGAATTTAAAATCAGCAGTTTGTTAATGGCTTAAGAAAATATATTAGGTTAAATTTAGGACTGGATTTCCCTAAAAAGAGGTAGAAATAGTAGAACTACATGGCTATTGTTTAAATAGAGGAATTGAAATGGAACTAGTTCTTACCTGGATTTTTGCAAACTGCACCTGAAAATACCTATTccatagtttttctttaaagcatgGTAATAACTTATATACTGTACCTTAGAACTTATATTGCACATAAAGCTGTGAATAAGTTGCCTATGAATATTTTGTCTTTCCCTGGTTCTGAATGTTGATCTTAAGTTATACTATAAAAGATGTATAGAATCTTTGAATAAAATCACAACAATGTACTTTGTGTAaatttgtgcaaagaaaaaattgccaacctattataaaattaaaaatgggtTTAGGCTATATCTATCAACAGCATTTGTTGTTCTCCGTCTGTTCTCTTTTTGAGTTCCCCATGGCATTGCTCTCTGCCAGTTATCATGAAAGGGGCTGTTCAAGGACAGTCTGGTTGATGGTGGACATGCTGCCAAACAATCAGCCTTCCACAATATGACATGCCATGGTTTCATCACAAGAGGTAGAGAAAGCAAGCCATGCTTAACTGCAATAAAACGTTGTTCAAATTGCGATCAAGAATGCAGAGAAATAATCAATGAGAAATAGCATGAATATTTTACGACCCCCTTTTACACCTGTTACATAAGCAGTgatcaccaatgctagaagtctggcaaacaagataggggagtttaACGCCTTAACGAGTGAAGAGCAtgatgacttagttggcattgctgaatcctggctttgttcttcacatgactgggctgtcaatattcctgaaTATACTCTCTTTcttaaagtaagtaagtaagttaataaaatgaaagggtggtggtatctgtctgtatgtgagaagtgatctaaaattgaatgagaaagaagaaattgcaatgaggttgaggcattatgggtggagctgaatgtggggatgcacaatacacaataattATTGGTGTCTGCTATAGGcctcccagtgctaaggaagaaacagAGAATAAACTACGAGCACAgatggaaaaagcagcaaaaagtggaaatgttttaatcatgggagatttcaactaccctgacattgactggagtaatggcactacaggaacagcaaaagggaggaaatttgtgaatttaatagaagataattttatggtacagtttatagaaccccaaactagaaatgatactctgctggacctagttctttctaacaatgcagagcttataacaaatgcggatataaaagagaatctgggtaacagtgaccataataagatttcatttaatgtaagctgttaacaggaagcaaaaacagaaaagataaaaacattgaattttagagagcaaatttttaattattaagggcggctgtgacttagactgggagacaatactgtcctcaaagaacacagaaaagaaatgggaatgtttcaagtctgttttccaaaagcaaactgaaaaacaTACTTCAATGGGTAataagaggctaaaataaaacgtatgtggctcacagctgatgttaaaaaagccataaggaacaagaaaagggcattccaaaaatataaaaatgaaggatcaccttcattatttgaaaactataaagaatataacaaaagatgtaaaaaggatataaatgtgcaaaacttcaaaatgaaagtaagacaaaccccccacttttttaaaatatattattaacaaaaagatcagagcatgtaggctccttaacctcccgaccgttaagcccggccttcgtacgggctaaaaaaagttgctcttttcgttaagcccgagattttccgtacattaaaatccccacttacccaggtaagtggggattttaatgtagggaaaatctcggtccccctgtgcacatccagcgtcgggttcgtgtaccagcgtcgtcctccgtcgatcgtcgtccgtcggtctccctctccagcgtcgggtgccttctcgtataccagcgggaccaggtaagatgccggccggcggaacacaagatgcttcttacctggtcccgctgatcatccagcgtcgttctcgttccagcgccgggtgatctctgaaacaagaagccggccggcggaggaaaaaaacagccggccggcttcttgtgcgtgcgtgcgcgatgacgtcggcgcgtgtgcgggaaattcaaactgaaactcattcattcattttgtattggattgaatacaggagtttgtattcaatccaatacaaaatgaatgaatgagtttcaattaaaaataaatacaaagtatgtattttgtattggattggatacaggagtttgtattcaatccaatacaaaatgaatgaatgagtttcaattaaaaataaatacaaagtatgtattttgtattggattggatacaggaatttgtattcaatccaaaacataatgagagtttgaattttgttctcattttatattggattgaatacaaagtcctgtatccaatccaatacaaatgaatagaaaatatatttatgtggttttgtctatatgtatgtgacggacactagggaggtgttttagaaaaatatattactatacagtataccgaattatcgcattttcagtatttttcatttatttatgtattcttgtttaagctgaattttgtgtttttcctttaattttattaaaagtaattttttttttttttttttacatgattgtgtgtttcaaacattttttatattcattatatctactagacccctattcggacatatttctgtaagttacaggtctacaatttaaaaaaaaaaaatttcatgaaaacctgtaacacttttggtacagaaatctagacctcagtgtaacgcccaggtggttaaaggaagtcgctgggttggtaactggggataaagaaggtggatttactaaacacttttttttttagctctgtgtacacaaaggaaaatggcagagctcaagtccaaattcataatagcaatgtcactgccttaagtgagtcacaatagctcaaaattgatatgatcgagaaacagttgggcaaaaataaggttgacaaagcaccaagaccgaatggattacatccatgtgtcctcaaagagctgagctcagttatttcaaagccattatttctaatttttagagactctttagtcactggcatggatGGATTGACGTAAggcaaatgtggttcctatcttcaaaaagggagaaaagtcattaccaggtaactatagaccacttagtttaacttccatagagtttgataaagaaccacatagaggagtttctgctagaaaataatattataagtgatagtcagcatggcttcaagaaaaactaatgttgtcaaacaaatttactctctttttatgaggacataagtaaacaggtaaacagtggagtagcagttgatatagtgtacttggacttttctaaagcatttgacactgtaccccacagacggttaatatgcaagttagggtcaataggtttagaaaagtcaatctgtaaatggataaatggcttaaagaccacatccagagagtattgaataatgattcatactctgaatggtctaaggttattagtggtgtaccccagggttcagtgttgggacctttactgtttaacatcgtcataaatgatatagaaattggaattaaaagtaccatttctgtgtttgcagatgacaccaaactatgtaatggaattaagtcaatacaggatgtctacaagcagacctggatgtactgtttgatttggcagccaagtggcaaatgacattaaatatacataaatgtaaagttatgcacttggggactaacaacatggatgcttcatactgtctaggggaatacaatttgggggtcagaaatggaaaaggatctgggggttctggtagatcataaacttaataacagcatgcaattccaagctgcaatatctaaagctagtaaagtactttcttgtattaaaagaggaatagactgcagagatggagacataatcctgcccctgtacaaagcattggataaacctcatctggaatatacagtccagttttgggcaccagttcacaaaaggaacattgtggaattggagagagtacagagaagggcaactataCTAATAAAGGGAataaaggagctcagctatgaagagagattatctgaactgaatctattctcccttaagaagagacattagaggggggatatgatcaccctgtataatatataaatggtccatatagagaacactcatcccaattattcactttgagatcattacaaagaacaggaggacactctttgcgtctggaggaaaagaagtttaagctccggataaggaagggattcttcactgtaaggtctgtgaaaatgtggaatcggctccctcagcaactactatagattactttaagaagaagctggatgattttctagaagcgcagaatataactgggtattaaggctttaaagatagcagaaagataacagagactgttgatccagggaagatccgattgcctcacggaatcaggaaggaaatttttcccctgttgaagcacattgtatcagtgtttttttgccttcctcttgaccaactatgtcttatagggttttatacccgggatatgtttatttcccttctggttgaacttgatggacttctgtcttttttcaacttaacctactatgtaactatgtaataacaACTGGTGATGGAAAAGAAGTATTAGACAAGTTAATGAGTGGAAAGGGTTTTCGAAGactgtcatttatttataacagATTTATGATTTGTCATTGTCAGTGCCACCCTACAGCCTTCCTGGATAAGGTGAGGGAACAACCAGCGGGTTGCTGATGGCACAAGTTAGTAGTTAACCTGTCTTATAAGATCTTTCTGCCATGCTCATGTGGCGTAAAATGCCATACATTCCAAGATGCGTAGTAAGCTCCAGCTGACCTACTCAATAGATGGAAGAACAAGGGCGTATACTTACAAAAAGGAAgagtagggaaaaaaacaaaagttttgtctTGGAGCTCATCCTGGCCATTTGTGATTGTGTAATCATTTTCTCATATTATGGTACATTATCACTGCCAGTTCCCAGAATTACATCATAATCCAATATAATCTCATATCTGCCCCTCCAAATGTTGGTAGTGGAGTGCATTTACCTACATggtaattccaggtttgctggatcacccaggttcactcatgatagtcttccccagtcttggagagctttaataaatcaggctcatggtgAGAAGATCAAGGAGCATGGCACATAAATATAGATGCACAGCACAGGGACATTCTTTTCAGAGTTACTGCtctaaaaaggattttaaatctaataaaaattataaagatGACACCACTACTGTATTGGCCAGCCTAGTAGGTAGACTGGCAGGTAACAAATACTATTTGATGCGCAGACACTCTACTGTTTTATGGAATGTATGGGTGGCAAAATTAGGAAAGTAGAGAATAAGTAAATTCTTGCAGATAGCCATGCAAGAGAGAGAAGCTGCCatgttgctgtttattttctgtatcttTTGCAGCTTCTTCTTTTTCATCCTGacagcagataaaaaaatattcttagccAGAAGAGAAATGGGTGCCTTAAGCAAATGCAACATTTGAAGATATAGATGATAATGTACTATAGTTTGACATTTAAATGGGAACAAGAGGGATGATAAGGAGGAAGATGGGCTTGTTTTTATAGGCTACAATACTCTGTAACAGTGCAGTGTGATGATGACTCATATGTTGTATGAGAATAAAAGCTCCTAAATTTGTCCCTGGATGGCTCTGGCTGGGAGTTTTCTTAAATGGATTGCACAAGACAGCTATATAGTTAGATGATCTGAAGAACAAATGCCAGTCCTGAAATCCCTGTGTGGTGCCACTGTCACTCAACAAATGTAACACTTTTCCTAAATCTAAAGCCTTGAAATGGAAAGTGTATAATAGTGCAAGAGCTTCCAATTTGAAAAATAATCTTCGATAATctgttaattacattttaaagttttttaaaaagaatacctACCGGTATATGTTTATATCTAGATCTGGAATTTATCAGAAAAGGTATTGGACAGACATAAATGTAACCaatgttgaaatattttgaaataaatgttgtaagTAAACAGTTAAAAACTTTTGGCTAGCTCCAGATTTTTTGACTGCCTTCTAAAATATGGTTTGATCTTCATGTGTAATTATAGCAAAGGTCATTTCACCTCTGgtttttgtaaacaattttgttttgtaatgtaacCTATAGGAAAAgaagttggaaaaaaataattttgaccaCTGAAAGTTTTAAGATAATTGGTtttgatgtaaataaaaagtgGTACAAAGCATAGAAAAGTTATTTGCTTACaaatttgccagaaaaaaaatgttttttttatattttgctaattttcttgttttgaaaagctaaaaataaaagcaaaaatgttaaagaaagtaaatagtaaaaacaaggaatcagacattccctggtggggatcttccagttccatgtgtttcaaacctgttttataaataaagcccatagagTCACTAGCATGTACATTTTACCCATCCATTCCCATTTCTATATTCATGTCACCAAGACTTAAATCTTAAGTTTAAGCAACTTAAGTATACTGTAGCTGAGTCACCAAATGGTTGAAAGGTAAGTGTTGTTTAAACTACTGTACCCTCTTCAGCCACTCTCCACTCCTGCAGCACCCGATTACCTTAAAGGTAGCTTTTGGagacagtgggtctgatttatgaaagctctgcaaggctggagataatacactttcaacagtgaagctggttgacacagcaaacctggaatgaatctggacaaggactgaaaatatttactaacaaatagcaaatgacttttaggaaaaagCAAATTGTAATCTAACTTTATGAATTTCTCTACAGGACTGTTCTGTTTTTTAGTTTGTGTAGAAAAGTAAAGAAGTATTTATGTAGACTTACTGCCCCCTAGggcctgtaaaataaaatgatgcagCCAGCTCTTTTCCTTACCAAATTTCCATGAGAGCACAGACTGCTTTTCTTTTGATGCCTACTAAGGGATGACTGAGCTTCTCCTTCAGAATAGGGACAGCTCCTGCATTAAGAGCCTGGGTAGCGTCAGCTTGGAGACAAAAATGCAATGTCTCCAGAATCAGCTCCTGTATTTCTTCATGCTCTGACTCCAACTTGCTCACCAGCTGTGGTATTAAACCTGCGTCAACAAGAGCGGCTGCACCTGTAAGGACAAGAAGAGCTTTATTTGGAAtcgataaatatataaaaaatatacactcaGTAAAGATGATAACatgaccattttttatttctagaaaacAGCAGGTAGATGTAATTAGTTTGGTATAGTTATGTAGGTCCAGCTAAAGATATACGTTATCTTCCTAATGGAAAATTCCACTTTTACTAAAATAAGATATAATATTTTCAGTTCCATTTGCCTTTTGTAATTGAGGTGATGTGtcttatttaggaaaaaaataaataatatattataatattttaactgatgaagcagcttaaaagactgcaaaatgtcttcaattttacaaaacttttattttcctttcattcAATTTTAATATCAATTAAAAAGAAGAACCTTGCTGCAGCTGCTCATGAACACTTGGCAGTGTTAAGTTTCCCATCTGACTGGTTATAAATGTTGACAGAAAgataagttataaaaaaaataaaagaggaattcACATACCTAatgataacactgcacaacaacaattttgctactgggaataacacatgtgatttacatgatattgagtgtgctgtttccaaatctgaacttagaatttgcctatcatgtacagggtataggcatgctatagctgttcaatCGATCGGTAaatgggtaatgtatttttacatgggaacattataccaGTTGCAGCCACCaatatgcctgctgccgcctcagctgaatcacgccccttGGTGGCATGTATGTTTCAGCAGTGGCTGGGCacgtctgggcaagtcagtgagctgacatcagaaataggtatataaggcgagatggaccaagggcttgtatCTTTTGCTACATTTATGGCAAATAtacccgtgtgatcaacgcaagaagtATGAGTGTAATTTGCaacaaaaaggaatgacaacttcacactttcgtgatcgccCCACAAAGTTCgtaggttattacaagctggaaaaccaCATTTGCTTCTGCACTGACgatgcgaatacataccagatcAGTGGAGaatgttcatagactcgagcaaagcaagtttgaaagctgtattgctgcatacaggtaacgaaaaaccttctgttcctcttgctcatgccaatggaatgaaagagacatacgaatccatgggggtcatttttaaattgattaactattcagaacacaagtggaacaattgtggtgacctgaaggtggtggcactccttcttggcctgcaattgggatatacaaaacatatgtgctttctgtgcctgtggaacagtcatgatgacagcaaccgttacaaagtgaaagaatggccacccagaccagTACAACTTGAAGCATAAaccactcattgatccacagaaagtttaccttccgccacttcataataaacttgtattaatgaaaaactttgttgttgcaatgaatcatgatggtatgggttttcagtatctgaaggacattTGGAAGGGAGTTTGGAAAAGTTGTAACAGATGCTACACTGAAAGagagcatttttgttggtccccaaatctgcaatttgatgcatgatgccacattcagagacaaactcaacccacttgagcttgctgct
This Pyxicephalus adspersus chromosome 6, UCB_Pads_2.0, whole genome shotgun sequence DNA region includes the following protein-coding sequences:
- the RSPH14 gene encoding radial spoke head 14 homolog, producing the protein MAEARISAYLPPNIDPTKAPIAFGERALPKLNEELKSSDLITRQRSLMALCDLVHDPEYVYQAVHLGFMESLKTLLFDEDCTVRQKTTEVFHIMAGHNIGREGILRSDVVITLSHLLNDPVDIVRRNLHQTFEMLSELPAGAAALVDAGLIPQLVSKLESEHEEIQELILETLHFCLQADATQALNAGAVPILKEKLSHPLVGIKRKAVCALMEICVPLEGKESVCKAEVVPIFVQLLEDGDAEVRASAAGALMFTTITTQGKYAALRSGAIPKLLALVKDSHSKVQLNCLKALTTLSETPEGRKILLPDVNKIQECLMDSSEAVRRAASIAVKVIQWRP